A genome region from Nitrospira sp. includes the following:
- a CDS encoding phosphate ABC transporter substrate-binding protein, producing the protein MKGVSHRQICMGAMLTVLGPFMTTNLWSASAAGLVVVAEQGKVDEGLKSYSKVSGISGAINSIGSDTLNNLITLWAEGFRKQYPNVKIQVEGKGSSTAPPALIENTAQLGPMSRTMKSSEIDAFEAKFGYPPTAYPVAIDALALFVNKDNPIKGLTIAEVDALFSKSRRQGYTTDLTRWGQVGPTGDWANAPISLYGRNSASGTYGFFKEHALKNGDFKDQVKEQPGSASVVQGINEDRYGIGYSGIGYSTSGVRMVPLAAKSGQPFIEPTQANTKNGTYPLWRYLYIYVNQAPGKPLSPIVKEFLAYVYSKEGQSDVLRDGYFPVDATLAEKQLSQIR; encoded by the coding sequence ATGAAGGGTGTCTCGCATCGACAGATCTGCATGGGTGCCATGCTTACCGTACTGGGACCGTTCATGACGACCAATCTTTGGAGCGCCAGTGCGGCTGGACTTGTCGTTGTCGCGGAGCAGGGAAAAGTTGATGAGGGCCTCAAGTCCTATAGCAAGGTCAGTGGCATTTCCGGTGCCATCAACAGCATCGGTTCGGATACCCTTAACAATCTGATCACGCTGTGGGCCGAAGGATTTCGGAAGCAATATCCCAATGTGAAAATTCAGGTCGAGGGCAAAGGTTCCAGCACGGCGCCGCCAGCTCTCATCGAAAATACCGCTCAACTTGGTCCGATGTCGCGGACGATGAAATCGAGCGAGATCGATGCGTTTGAAGCGAAGTTCGGCTACCCGCCCACTGCCTATCCCGTGGCGATTGATGCGCTGGCGTTGTTCGTCAACAAGGACAATCCCATTAAAGGGCTCACGATTGCGGAAGTGGATGCGCTTTTCTCAAAGTCTCGGCGGCAGGGGTACACCACTGATCTGACGCGTTGGGGACAGGTCGGCCCCACCGGTGATTGGGCGAATGCGCCGATTAGTCTCTATGGTCGAAATTCGGCTTCCGGTACGTACGGATTTTTCAAGGAACATGCACTGAAAAACGGCGACTTCAAGGATCAAGTGAAGGAACAACCGGGTTCCGCGTCGGTGGTCCAGGGCATCAATGAAGACCGTTACGGCATCGGGTACAGCGGAATCGGCTATAGCACATCCGGAGTCAGAATGGTTCCGCTGGCGGCGAAGTCCGGACAGCCGTTCATCGAGCCCACTCAGGCGAATACGAAGAACGGCACGTATCCGCTGTGGCGATACTTATACATCTATGTAAATCAGGCCCCTGGGAAACCACTCTCCCCCATCGTCAAGGAGTTTCTGGCGTACGTGTATAGCAAAGAAGGGCAATCCGACGTGCTGAGAGATGGTTATTTCCCTGTCGATGCCACCCTGGCCGAGAAGCAGCTGAGCCAGATCCGCTAA
- a CDS encoding ABC transporter permease subunit: MLKPVHMRFLIDRLARALITVGGLATIISILGIFFFLFREVTPLFTAPSAKLTQRLSVPALLEDGGPAQVAVDEHREIAQVFTSGAIQFFDLASGQPIPLDMPAQVKDRRITAMASGGGNTPRLAVGTADGEVLFLKVGITTDFSEQGERRKRPHIRAGQPIAVTKGPIVRLAYRANDQGSLLALLSEGGRLLLVRIAADDASGSNPIITELPQPEGKVTALALDVLLENLYVGTSEGQVMHVALSETGSPEMRAAYAVAAPSTAVTTLGFLSGDRSLVITSADGAVSTWGLVRRADAPSGWRLTQIHTLRSHNVPITAFAPSQRVKAFVTGDTKGNLFLHHATSSQTLLRLANGEFPIRAVGFAPKGDGVIALDAAGQLSLYQVQMAYSEVTLETLFGKVWYEGYDQPAYVWQSSSGSDDVEPKLGLLPLAFGTLKGTMYALFLAVPIAILAAMCTAQFMHQDLRAKIKPIIEVMAALPTVVLGFLAGLWLAPLLERMLPAVAGMALVLPLLVIASSFAWSLCPLAVKRHFSHGQEALLLLPVLALGIVGCLWANATIEGWWFDGNVKAWLSSRLGIQYDQRNALVVGLVMGFAIVPVIYSIAEEAISNVPKTQIAGSLALGATRWQTVLHLVLLSASPGIFSAVMIGFGRAIGETMIVLMATGNTPILDWNWANGFRTLSANIAVEIPEAPHGGSLYRVLFLAALLLFIVTFVINSLAELIRQRLRDKYSHG; the protein is encoded by the coding sequence ATGCTCAAGCCTGTCCATATGCGATTCCTGATCGACCGGCTTGCGCGAGCCTTGATTACCGTAGGCGGGCTGGCGACGATTATCAGCATTCTCGGGATCTTCTTCTTTCTGTTTCGTGAAGTCACCCCGTTGTTCACAGCGCCGAGCGCGAAGCTAACGCAACGCCTGAGTGTGCCTGCCCTGCTTGAGGACGGAGGCCCGGCTCAGGTGGCGGTGGATGAACATCGTGAGATCGCACAGGTGTTCACCTCGGGAGCCATCCAGTTCTTCGATCTGGCATCCGGCCAACCCATTCCATTGGACATGCCGGCCCAGGTGAAGGACCGCCGGATCACGGCGATGGCGTCGGGTGGCGGCAATACTCCACGGTTGGCGGTGGGCACGGCCGACGGTGAAGTCCTGTTCTTGAAAGTCGGCATCACGACGGATTTTTCTGAGCAAGGCGAGCGACGGAAGCGTCCGCACATTCGCGCCGGACAACCCATCGCGGTGACGAAAGGTCCCATCGTCCGGCTGGCCTATCGGGCCAATGATCAAGGTAGTCTCCTGGCCCTCTTGTCCGAGGGAGGTCGGTTACTCCTCGTGCGTATCGCCGCAGATGACGCGTCAGGCAGCAATCCGATCATCACGGAACTTCCGCAACCGGAAGGAAAGGTCACGGCTCTTGCCCTGGATGTGTTGCTCGAAAATCTGTATGTGGGAACATCGGAGGGGCAGGTGATGCATGTCGCCCTATCCGAGACGGGGTCGCCGGAGATGAGGGCCGCCTATGCGGTCGCCGCGCCGTCGACGGCAGTGACGACGTTGGGGTTTCTGAGCGGAGACCGTAGCCTGGTGATTACGTCTGCCGACGGTGCGGTCTCGACCTGGGGACTCGTGCGACGTGCCGATGCTCCGTCCGGATGGAGACTGACCCAAATCCATACCCTCCGCTCTCACAATGTGCCGATCACTGCGTTTGCTCCGTCTCAGCGGGTCAAGGCGTTTGTCACCGGCGATACAAAGGGAAATCTGTTTCTCCACCATGCGACTTCTTCTCAAACGTTGTTGCGGCTGGCCAACGGTGAGTTTCCGATTCGTGCCGTGGGGTTCGCGCCGAAAGGCGATGGGGTGATCGCGTTGGATGCAGCCGGGCAACTGTCCCTGTACCAGGTTCAGATGGCCTATTCTGAAGTGACGCTCGAGACACTCTTCGGCAAGGTCTGGTACGAGGGGTACGATCAGCCGGCGTATGTGTGGCAATCCTCTTCCGGGTCGGATGATGTTGAGCCGAAACTCGGCCTGCTTCCGCTGGCATTCGGGACGCTCAAGGGGACGATGTATGCCTTGTTTCTCGCTGTCCCGATCGCCATTCTGGCGGCGATGTGCACCGCGCAGTTCATGCACCAGGATCTGCGCGCAAAAATTAAACCGATCATTGAAGTCATGGCGGCCTTGCCGACGGTGGTCTTGGGCTTCCTCGCCGGGCTCTGGCTGGCTCCCCTCCTGGAACGCATGCTCCCGGCGGTGGCCGGTATGGCGTTGGTGTTGCCCCTGCTCGTCATCGCGTCCTCGTTCGCCTGGTCTCTCTGCCCGCTCGCCGTCAAGCGACATTTCTCGCACGGGCAGGAAGCCTTGCTGTTGCTCCCTGTCCTGGCGCTCGGGATCGTCGGGTGCCTGTGGGCCAATGCCACCATCGAAGGCTGGTGGTTCGACGGGAACGTCAAGGCTTGGCTCTCGAGTCGGCTCGGCATTCAATACGATCAACGGAATGCCCTGGTCGTCGGGCTCGTGATGGGGTTTGCCATCGTCCCGGTGATCTACAGTATTGCCGAAGAAGCGATCTCCAATGTGCCGAAGACGCAAATTGCCGGGTCTCTCGCGTTGGGAGCCACCCGTTGGCAAACCGTTCTGCATCTGGTGTTGTTGTCTGCCAGCCCGGGGATCTTCTCTGCCGTGATGATCGGGTTCGGGCGCGCGATCGGGGAAACGATGATCGTCCTGATGGCTACGGGCAATACGCCCATTCTGGATTGGAACTGGGCGAACGGTTTCCGGACACTGTCGGCCAATATCGCCGTGGAAATTCCGGAGGCTCCGCACGGTGGCAGTCTCTACCGGGTGTTGTTCCTGGCTGCGTTGCTCCTGTTCATCGTCACGTTTGTCATCAACTCGTTGGCGGAACTCATTCGTCAGCGGCTCCGGGATAAGTACAGCCATGGTTGA
- a CDS encoding phosphate-starvation-inducible PsiE family protein has product MTFTNFQPRMHRVSHLAGRVIDMDLTELWMKAIKAVLSLMILTILIALTGGVIKTFLDIRLLFDAAVEVGLRQIIVDTLILLAVVEVFKTTLTYFSEGRVKVTFIVDTILVVMLTEIISLWFKEADQGKMLLLGAILLTLGLVRVVAVRCSPAQGEGSGHVSVCGREDC; this is encoded by the coding sequence ATGACGTTTACGAATTTTCAGCCTCGGATGCACCGTGTGTCACACCTTGCAGGTCGCGTGATTGATATGGACTTGACTGAACTGTGGATGAAGGCCATCAAGGCTGTGTTGAGCCTCATGATTTTGACGATTCTCATCGCGCTCACCGGAGGGGTGATCAAAACATTTTTGGATATCCGGCTCTTGTTCGATGCGGCGGTTGAAGTGGGGCTTCGGCAGATTATCGTCGATACATTGATTCTGCTCGCCGTTGTCGAAGTGTTTAAAACGACGTTGACCTATTTCTCCGAGGGGCGTGTAAAAGTCACCTTTATTGTGGATACCATTCTGGTGGTCATGCTGACGGAGATCATTTCATTGTGGTTCAAGGAGGCCGATCAGGGGAAGATGTTGCTTCTCGGAGCCATTCTTCTCACGCTCGGCTTGGTTCGAGTCGTCGCCGTCCGCTGTTCCCCGGCACAGGGAGAGGGAAGCGGGCATGTCTCTGTTTGTGGCCGGGAAGACTGCTAG
- a CDS encoding response regulator transcription factor, which produces MSITKQDLLYRDVMTDTIIQIIEDEPLHANLLERALRQARFTTAIAADGNRGWREVCETLPALILLDLMLPGMSGHEICRLVRSTPRTRHIPIIMLTAVGTEEDRIVGLEMGADDYVVKPFSPREIVSRVQAVLRRTRAALPKPIRLVDASVTVQGPYFEVSWQDRLLTLSMMELALLRCLLAHEGKLIGATELVAALGEEQGRSTQEEVDHVIRFLRRKLDNARAGSIDILPGYRYRFLRQERPA; this is translated from the coding sequence ATGAGCATCACGAAACAGGACCTTCTGTATCGTGACGTCATGACAGACACGATTATTCAGATCATTGAGGATGAACCGCTCCACGCAAACCTGCTGGAACGTGCATTGCGCCAGGCCCGTTTTACGACTGCCATCGCCGCCGACGGCAATCGTGGATGGCGAGAGGTATGTGAAACCCTGCCGGCGCTGATCCTGCTCGATCTGATGCTTCCGGGCATGAGCGGCCATGAGATTTGCCGGTTGGTACGGAGTACCCCGAGGACCCGACATATTCCGATCATCATGCTGACGGCGGTCGGCACGGAAGAGGATCGTATTGTCGGCCTGGAGATGGGCGCAGACGACTATGTCGTGAAACCATTCAGTCCTAGAGAAATCGTCTCACGTGTACAGGCTGTCCTGCGTCGAACCAGAGCAGCGCTTCCGAAACCGATCCGGCTGGTCGACGCCTCAGTCACGGTGCAAGGCCCATATTTTGAAGTCTCCTGGCAGGATCGTTTGCTCACGCTTTCGATGATGGAACTGGCTCTGCTCCGATGTCTGCTCGCACATGAAGGGAAATTGATAGGTGCCACAGAGTTGGTCGCCGCTCTGGGAGAAGAACAGGGGAGAAGCACACAGGAGGAGGTGGATCACGTAATTCGCTTCCTGCGCCGGAAACTGGATAATGCGCGCGCAGGGTCGATAGACATACTGCCGGGATATCGTTACAGATTCCTGAGGCAGGAACGACCGGCCTGA